From a single Planctellipticum variicoloris genomic region:
- the asnB gene encoding asparagine synthase (glutamine-hydrolyzing), producing the protein MCGLSGVAWSEAGGPVDAATLERMTDILRHRGPDDRGVWYSPVEQTACGAALGHRRLSIIDLAGGHQPLANEDGAVQVVFNGEIYNYRELHAELERKGHRFRTVSDTEVLVHLYEECGREMLSRLRGMFAFALWDQRRGRLLLARDRLGKKPLVYRHARGRLWFASELKSLLQAPDAPRQVDSRAVADFVARQYIPHPRTIFEGIQKLPPAHWLQYDAAADHFETGRYWRPPFCDSPPAADSVETWQHRLRETLSDAVRIRLRSDVPLGAFLSGGVDSTIITGLMRQLSDQPVRTYSIGFADAQYDERTQARAVAAHLGTIHREHIVEPHALEILPRLLWHYDEPFADSSAIPTMWLSEFARREVTVALTGDGGDELFCGYDRYRAVELAGRIDRLPTWVRRGLASQWWQKLPGAGRQKSRMRKVQRFLGGVALSAVERYADWMSIFDRRQRAGLFHPEFLAELDGYEPDSFLQELYEALPLQDFVQRTTCVDLGSYLPCDILTKVDIASMACGLECRSPLLDQRVAELAASMPQSLKRAGRVGKKILRETFSDLIPPENRTLKKSGFGVPLDAWFRGELRPLLESVLLSDRCLSRRLFRPEVVRGLVDEHVSGRTDHSARLWLLLVLELWQRMSVDQPPPLSPPLLKSLLD; encoded by the coding sequence ATGTGCGGTCTCAGCGGTGTTGCCTGGTCTGAAGCGGGCGGCCCGGTCGACGCGGCAACGCTGGAACGGATGACCGACATCCTCCGCCATCGCGGCCCCGACGACCGGGGAGTCTGGTATTCCCCGGTCGAACAGACCGCATGCGGCGCGGCACTGGGGCACCGCCGGCTGTCGATTATCGACCTGGCGGGCGGTCATCAGCCGCTTGCCAACGAAGACGGCGCCGTCCAGGTGGTGTTCAACGGCGAGATCTACAACTACCGCGAGCTGCACGCGGAGCTGGAAAGGAAAGGACATCGCTTTCGAACCGTGAGTGACACGGAGGTGCTGGTGCATCTCTATGAAGAGTGCGGCCGGGAGATGCTGAGCCGTCTGCGGGGCATGTTCGCCTTCGCCTTGTGGGATCAACGCCGCGGCCGGCTGCTGCTGGCCCGCGACCGGCTGGGAAAGAAGCCACTCGTCTATCGGCACGCTCGCGGACGGCTCTGGTTTGCGAGTGAGCTGAAATCCTTGCTGCAGGCGCCCGACGCGCCGCGTCAGGTCGATTCGCGGGCTGTCGCGGATTTCGTGGCGCGGCAGTACATCCCCCATCCCCGGACCATCTTTGAAGGCATTCAGAAGCTCCCCCCCGCGCACTGGCTGCAGTACGACGCTGCGGCCGATCATTTCGAGACCGGGCGCTACTGGCGGCCTCCATTCTGCGATTCCCCTCCCGCGGCCGACTCGGTCGAAACCTGGCAGCACCGGCTGCGGGAGACGCTTTCTGACGCCGTCCGCATCCGTTTGAGGAGCGATGTTCCCCTTGGGGCGTTCCTGTCCGGCGGGGTCGACTCGACCATCATCACCGGGCTGATGCGGCAGTTGTCCGATCAGCCGGTGCGTACTTATTCCATCGGCTTCGCCGATGCGCAGTACGATGAGCGAACTCAGGCAAGGGCCGTGGCGGCGCACCTCGGAACGATTCACCGCGAGCACATAGTTGAGCCCCATGCACTGGAGATTCTGCCCCGGCTGCTCTGGCACTACGACGAGCCCTTTGCCGACAGCTCCGCGATTCCGACGATGTGGCTCTCGGAGTTCGCCCGGCGGGAAGTCACCGTGGCGCTCACCGGCGATGGCGGCGACGAACTGTTCTGCGGTTACGACCGATATCGGGCCGTGGAGCTCGCCGGCCGAATCGACCGACTGCCAACATGGGTCCGGCGTGGACTCGCCAGCCAGTGGTGGCAGAAGTTGCCCGGCGCCGGGCGGCAGAAATCGCGGATGCGGAAGGTGCAGCGATTTCTTGGCGGAGTCGCTCTCTCCGCGGTAGAGCGTTATGCCGACTGGATGAGCATTTTCGATCGCCGTCAGCGGGCCGGTCTGTTTCATCCCGAATTTCTGGCGGAGCTGGACGGCTACGAACCCGATAGCTTCCTGCAGGAACTGTACGAGGCGTTGCCACTGCAGGATTTTGTGCAGCGGACGACGTGCGTCGATCTGGGCAGTTATCTGCCGTGCGATATTCTGACGAAGGTGGACATCGCCAGCATGGCCTGCGGGCTGGAGTGCCGCTCTCCGCTGCTGGATCAGCGGGTCGCGGAACTCGCGGCGTCGATGCCGCAGTCGCTTAAACGAGCAGGACGAGTCGGTAAGAAAATCCTGCGGGAGACGTTTTCCGACCTCATTCCGCCGGAAAATCGAACGCTGAAAAAGTCGGGCTTTGGCGTGCCGCTCGATGCGTGGTTCCGCGGAGAATTGCGCCCGCTGCTGGAAAGCGTCCTGCTGTCCGATCGCTGTCTCAGCCGTCGCCTATTCCGTCCCGAGGTCGTCCGCGGTCTCGTCGACGAGCATGTGAGCGGTCGGACCGACCACAGCGCCCGGCTCTGGCTGCTGCTAGTGCTGGAACTGTGGCAGCGGATGTCCGTGGACCAGCCGCCTCCCTTGTCGCCGCCTTTACTCAAGTCGTTGCTGGACTGA
- a CDS encoding alanine racemase has product MPLTCIGRALRELDTPALCVDLAALESNLATVSAIVRDSGKGWRPHQKCPKTPAVAWKMLRAGAFGVTVAKVSEAEVLSAAGIQDILLAHMPVGHGRVERIAGLCGDATPVVACDHFAQAEPLAAACRRRGVVCRAIVDVNVGLNRTGVRPGRDALELAQAIDRLEGLKLVGVMGYEGHLMPVADPAEKIPRVQSALQSLELARDQFREAGLCCEIVSAGGTGTLNAAAHCPAITEWQAGGGVFGDPFYTDNCGQIGLKPSLSILATVVSRPNLDRAVLDAGRKTYANDPCPARLRGLPDAKVIMHSAEHSTLELGPESQALRIGDQVEILVGYGDFTTMLHDEMHAIRNGHVEAVWPLWGRGKLQ; this is encoded by the coding sequence ATGCCGCTCACCTGCATCGGACGCGCGTTGCGCGAACTCGATACGCCGGCCTTGTGCGTCGATCTGGCTGCCCTGGAATCGAACCTGGCGACGGTTTCGGCGATCGTCCGCGATTCCGGAAAGGGCTGGAGGCCGCATCAGAAGTGTCCGAAGACTCCGGCGGTTGCCTGGAAGATGCTCCGGGCCGGGGCGTTTGGGGTGACCGTTGCCAAAGTGTCCGAGGCGGAAGTGCTTTCCGCGGCAGGCATCCAGGACATTCTGCTCGCGCACATGCCGGTCGGTCACGGGCGCGTCGAGAGGATCGCCGGGCTCTGCGGCGACGCCACTCCCGTCGTCGCTTGCGATCACTTCGCCCAAGCCGAACCCTTGGCGGCCGCCTGCCGACGGCGGGGAGTTGTCTGCCGCGCGATTGTTGACGTCAACGTCGGATTGAACCGCACCGGTGTGCGGCCGGGCCGGGACGCCCTCGAACTGGCGCAGGCGATCGACAGACTGGAAGGCCTGAAGCTGGTCGGAGTGATGGGCTACGAGGGGCACCTGATGCCAGTCGCCGATCCCGCCGAGAAGATTCCACGCGTGCAATCCGCCCTGCAGTCGCTGGAACTGGCCCGCGATCAGTTTCGCGAAGCAGGACTCTGCTGCGAGATCGTGAGCGCCGGCGGAACGGGGACGCTGAATGCCGCGGCTCACTGTCCGGCGATTACGGAATGGCAGGCCGGAGGGGGAGTCTTCGGCGATCCATTCTATACCGATAACTGCGGTCAAATCGGCCTGAAGCCGTCACTCAGCATCCTGGCGACCGTCGTCAGCCGGCCGAACCTCGATCGCGCCGTTCTGGACGCAGGGCGCAAAACATACGCCAATGATCCGTGCCCGGCCCGGCTGCGCGGGCTGCCGGACGCAAAGGTGATCATGCACAGCGCCGAGCACAGCACATTGGAGCTCGGACCGGAATCGCAGGCCCTAAGGATCGGCGATCAGGTCGAGATCCTCGTCGGCTACGGGGACTTTACGACCATGCTGCACGACGAGATGCACGCCATTCGGAATGGTCATGTCGAAGCGGTCTGGCCGCTCTGGGGACGCGGCAAACTGCAGTAG
- a CDS encoding HisA/HisF-related TIM barrel protein, with translation MRVRPVLDLLEGVVVRGIGGRRDEYRPIVSGLTAESSPLAVARSLSDHFGFRDFYIADLDAILDARPNMNHLRELARAGFRLAVDAGVKTPRDVDRLLGVGVETVILGLESLESPELLARFVERSWKSRLLFSLDLQNGRPLATPHWPATVAEIAAEVLACGIDQLLILDLADVGTGRGGSTQRAVGACRVDNRVKSLWAGGGVRSVGDLERWRELQVDEVLVASALHDGRLSVSDVGPYAG, from the coding sequence ATGCGAGTTCGTCCGGTTCTGGACCTCCTGGAGGGTGTTGTCGTTCGCGGAATCGGCGGTCGCCGGGATGAGTACCGGCCGATTGTCAGCGGCCTGACCGCGGAATCGTCCCCGCTGGCCGTGGCGCGGAGCCTGTCGGATCATTTCGGCTTTCGCGACTTCTACATCGCCGATCTGGATGCGATTCTCGATGCTCGTCCGAATATGAATCACCTGCGGGAGCTGGCGCGAGCCGGATTCCGACTGGCGGTCGATGCGGGCGTGAAGACGCCGAGGGATGTCGACCGGCTGCTTGGAGTGGGGGTTGAGACCGTGATTCTCGGTCTGGAAAGCCTGGAAAGCCCGGAGCTCCTCGCGAGGTTTGTCGAACGGTCCTGGAAGAGTCGACTGCTTTTCAGTCTGGATCTGCAGAACGGGCGACCGCTGGCGACGCCGCACTGGCCAGCAACCGTTGCCGAGATCGCAGCCGAAGTCCTGGCCTGCGGGATCGACCAACTGCTGATTCTCGACCTGGCGGATGTCGGGACGGGGCGGGGAGGCTCGACGCAGCGAGCCGTCGGCGCGTGTCGCGTCGACAACCGCGTCAAAAGTTTGTGGGCGGGAGGGGGCGTTCGATCCGTGGGCGACCTTGAACGCTGGCGCGAACTGCAGGTTGACGAAGTTCTGGTGGCTTCGGCGCTGCATGACGGGCGGTTGTCGGTTTCCGACGTCGGCCCATATGCTGGTTGA
- a CDS encoding alpha/beta hydrolase: MSRTAPPPTGSPWRGWVVTLTLKFLTTYLVLCLIVFVIQRSLIYAPSRARSLAAVEAPFGRGRCHDIRCRTADGLQLNGWLVLREGHTAHGQEVPKSLADGTPVILYFGGNGGHRARRALPVETLASVGAHVVIFDHRGYGENPGQPSEKHLAADARSIWDRLTQKLGVSPQRIVIYGESLGGGVAVRLASELCRDGQPPGGLILQSTFSSLADAGSELYWFLPVQWLLVDRYESVKQIPFVSCPILQLHGRNDRIVPLRLGQQLFEAAPPESTSGQAKRQVILERASHNDVYDVERGVVAAELSQFLKNSVPAAAAARPGN, encoded by the coding sequence ATGTCGCGCACCGCACCGCCACCAACCGGCAGTCCGTGGCGCGGCTGGGTCGTGACGCTGACGCTGAAGTTCCTGACGACTTACCTCGTACTCTGCCTGATCGTTTTCGTCATTCAGCGCTCGCTGATCTATGCGCCGTCGCGAGCCCGGTCTCTGGCCGCCGTCGAAGCCCCCTTCGGCCGCGGTCGCTGCCACGACATCCGCTGCCGGACGGCCGACGGACTGCAGCTCAATGGCTGGCTGGTGCTGCGCGAGGGACACACAGCGCACGGTCAGGAGGTGCCCAAGAGCCTCGCCGATGGCACCCCCGTCATTCTGTACTTCGGCGGCAACGGCGGCCATCGCGCGCGCAGAGCCCTCCCGGTGGAAACATTGGCGTCGGTCGGCGCGCACGTGGTGATCTTCGATCACCGCGGCTATGGTGAAAACCCCGGACAGCCCAGCGAAAAACACCTGGCAGCCGACGCCCGGTCGATCTGGGATCGACTGACGCAAAAACTCGGCGTTTCGCCGCAGCGGATCGTGATTTATGGCGAATCGCTTGGAGGAGGCGTCGCCGTCCGGCTGGCCTCGGAACTCTGTCGGGACGGCCAGCCGCCGGGCGGACTGATCCTCCAGTCGACATTCTCGTCCCTGGCCGACGCTGGCTCGGAACTCTACTGGTTCCTCCCCGTCCAATGGTTGCTCGTCGACCGCTACGAATCGGTCAAGCAGATCCCCTTTGTCTCCTGCCCGATTCTGCAGTTGCACGGGCGCAACGATCGAATCGTTCCGCTGCGACTCGGACAACAGCTGTTCGAGGCCGCTCCGCCAGAATCGACCAGCGGACAGGCAAAGCGTCAGGTCATCCTCGAACGCGCCAGCCATAACGATGTCTACGACGTCGAACGCGGCGTAGTTGCGGCTGAGCTCTCGCAGTTTCTGAAAAACTCCGTTCCTGCAGCCGCGGCCGCTCGGCCCGGCAACTGA
- a CDS encoding 3-keto-disaccharide hydrolase yields the protein MLRRILTTAILLLCVPASAAENALTELEQKDGWKLLFDGQTTRNWMTVREEPLPPSHVQNGALNPHPCNYMLVYGQPVGNFVLALDFKLTPKCNSGVFIRTSPLKPRPGKDVGFNGIEIAIDDSKDVGFHHTGAIYDLVPIQKNAMKPTGDWNHLQVTCDRNRIAVEVNGEKVSQLDLDQWTEPNQRPDGSAHKFDVAYKDHPRAGYIGLQDHGSDCWYRNIKLKRLE from the coding sequence ATGCTGCGACGAATTTTGACGACGGCGATCCTGCTGCTATGCGTCCCAGCGTCGGCTGCGGAAAACGCATTGACCGAGTTGGAACAGAAGGACGGGTGGAAGTTACTGTTCGACGGTCAGACGACCAGGAACTGGATGACGGTCCGGGAAGAGCCGCTGCCGCCGTCGCACGTGCAGAACGGAGCGCTCAATCCGCATCCGTGCAACTACATGCTCGTCTACGGCCAGCCAGTGGGGAATTTCGTGCTGGCACTCGATTTCAAGCTGACGCCGAAGTGCAACAGCGGCGTTTTCATCCGGACGTCGCCGTTGAAGCCCCGGCCTGGCAAGGACGTCGGGTTCAATGGCATTGAGATCGCGATTGACGACTCGAAAGACGTCGGATTTCATCATACAGGGGCGATTTACGACCTTGTTCCGATTCAGAAAAATGCCATGAAACCGACGGGAGATTGGAATCATCTGCAGGTGACGTGTGATCGGAACCGGATCGCTGTGGAGGTCAACGGCGAGAAAGTTTCGCAGTTGGATCTCGATCAATGGACCGAGCCGAATCAGCGGCCGGACGGTTCCGCGCACAAGTTCGACGTGGCGTACAAAGACCATCCGCGGGCCGGCTACATCGGCCTGCAGGACCACGGCAGCGACTGCTGGTACCGCAACATCAAGCTGAAGCGGCTCGAGTGA
- a CDS encoding helix-turn-helix domain-containing protein: protein MNESGVTRSELADRLGKSKGHITQILDGTANLTLRTVSDVFFALGCEFHPSQVRLKDDESDEVFQTQFHFNITDFNAGTEVTSLCRNDERAVVDMPSGLLNVGV from the coding sequence ATGAATGAGTCTGGAGTGACTCGTTCCGAACTGGCAGATCGGCTTGGAAAGTCAAAAGGACACATAACCCAGATTCTGGATGGAACGGCAAATCTAACTCTCCGAACGGTCTCGGATGTCTTCTTCGCGCTCGGCTGTGAGTTCCACCCGAGCCAGGTGAGACTCAAAGATGATGAATCTGACGAGGTCTTTCAAACCCAGTTTCATTTTAATATTACAGATTTTAATGCTGGGACCGAAGTCACTTCGCTCTGCCGAAACGACGAAAGAGCTGTCGTGGATATGCCTTCCGGGCTGCTGAATGTAGGCGTGTAA
- a CDS encoding tyrosine-type recombinase/integrase — MAKKRGKAWVRERFPGTGKQTWICEWTEPSGNRRIRTCGPGKAGKKLAETLRDKINTELTLGIYKSEAGTVPDWDRFVEEYLQKGLPSNSRTGTISEARSALTSFVKILKIGKKPVNVVSGKSIDDFVSARLAERGKQVGSTTSIETVNRQLRRLKAALRTALRWKYIEEVPEIKFLKGDRKLHRFVTPEHFAAILNACKSSTTPDGHHFAAETWWRGLLTFAYLTGWRIGEILALDWRDVDLDAGTALTRAESNKGRRDSMVALHSVIVDAIRPLKGFQPRVFPWKADLKDLYSEFHRLQAAAEISLECANPRPHECSSACTRYGFHDLRRAFATLNATRMPAEVLQTLMRHASYQTTQRYIKLAEELTPAMQNIYVPPVLAARPASETETGS; from the coding sequence ATGGCAAAGAAACGCGGCAAGGCATGGGTGCGGGAGCGGTTCCCGGGGACCGGCAAACAGACATGGATTTGCGAGTGGACCGAACCGAGCGGAAACCGGCGAATCCGCACGTGCGGACCTGGCAAGGCCGGCAAGAAGCTCGCCGAAACCCTCCGGGACAAGATCAACACGGAGTTGACGCTGGGGATTTACAAGTCGGAGGCGGGCACGGTTCCCGACTGGGATCGTTTCGTCGAAGAGTACCTGCAGAAAGGGCTCCCCAGCAACTCGCGAACCGGGACGATCAGCGAAGCTCGATCCGCCCTGACGAGTTTCGTGAAGATCCTGAAGATTGGGAAAAAACCGGTCAACGTCGTCAGTGGCAAGAGCATCGACGATTTTGTTTCGGCCCGCCTGGCAGAGCGTGGGAAGCAAGTCGGATCGACCACATCAATCGAGACGGTCAACCGGCAGTTGAGACGACTGAAGGCAGCGCTCCGCACGGCCCTGCGATGGAAGTACATCGAAGAGGTTCCGGAAATCAAGTTCCTGAAGGGGGACCGGAAGCTCCATCGGTTCGTGACTCCCGAGCACTTCGCGGCAATCCTCAATGCGTGCAAGTCGTCGACGACACCCGACGGCCATCACTTCGCGGCCGAAACATGGTGGCGTGGGTTGCTGACGTTCGCCTACCTGACCGGATGGCGGATCGGCGAGATTCTCGCCCTGGATTGGCGAGACGTCGATCTGGACGCGGGCACGGCGTTGACGCGGGCGGAGTCGAACAAAGGCCGGCGGGATTCGATGGTCGCCCTGCATTCGGTCATCGTCGACGCAATTCGCCCCCTGAAAGGATTCCAGCCGAGAGTCTTCCCGTGGAAGGCCGACCTGAAAGACCTCTATTCCGAGTTCCACCGGTTGCAGGCGGCGGCAGAGATCAGCCTGGAGTGTGCCAACCCACGGCCGCACGAATGTTCGTCGGCCTGCACCCGGTACGGCTTCCACGACCTGCGGCGGGCGTTCGCGACATTGAACGCAACCCGGATGCCGGCGGAAGTCCTGCAGACCCTCATGCGGCACGCGAGCTACCAGACGACCCAGCGATACATCAAGCTAGCAGAGGAACTTACGCCTGCAATGCAAAATATATACGTGCCGCCCGTTCTCGCTGCCCGGCCAGCCAGCGAAACCGAAACAGGTTCGTAG
- a CDS encoding HNH endonuclease, which produces MGNSRRHSTTTKRRIREAWPVCAYCSRDYKPFMSGQFTIDHVDPLSKGGERGLANLVGCCRSCNESKGNRTPQQWAADILSFEERRQAPVAIAGELS; this is translated from the coding sequence ATGGGGAATAGCCGTCGACACTCAACGACCACGAAGCGGCGGATTCGCGAGGCCTGGCCGGTCTGCGCGTACTGCTCTCGTGACTACAAGCCGTTCATGTCCGGGCAATTCACCATCGACCACGTTGACCCGCTGTCGAAGGGCGGCGAACGCGGGTTGGCAAATCTGGTGGGTTGCTGCCGTTCCTGCAACGAGTCCAAGGGAAACCGGACTCCCCAGCAGTGGGCGGCGGACATCCTGTCATTTGAAGAGCGGCGGCAGGCTCCCGTGGCTATCGCTGGCGAGCTGTCCTGA
- a CDS encoding tyrosine-type recombinase/integrase → MMTPEEMKAAARLTLRQFYDAFYDKSDLEEGSKGRAHYEILRWERLTENPPIEDIDNQTVERFRFEMLEHEYAPSTISSTWTGLRAILRLACPEQLGNPRGMGVITKCPYMKPVKEVRARPRRVPLNDIGALYLSCENATYPRPGFPPRDWWRALFVMAYFTGIRKGDLLTLKRSQIDLRESLLTFKASKTRKEDTFPLHELAVIHLERIWYPERELVFAGMHKLATRFYSHLHDLEERAGIAGKQMFGLHDIRRTAASEVQRVRPGMGSVFLQHVSTTVTGLYYLNEIEELEEAIKGMRFPEEFATGTAAVSPVPVAPKRRPLPPAADPKDWSFVAGGFRYQRGQWHRITGELLPRLLKLLVEAGEPVTMQEICEHLRKHLPAKSMKGSVRQAIHKLRKLLRECLQLPSTVDPVECVHRGEGGAWALYIPPIVSNELVSVGSEADGE, encoded by the coding sequence ATGATGACACCCGAGGAAATGAAAGCCGCCGCACGGCTGACGCTCCGCCAGTTCTACGATGCGTTTTACGACAAATCGGACCTGGAAGAAGGATCGAAGGGCAGAGCACATTACGAGATTCTGCGATGGGAGAGGCTGACTGAGAACCCGCCCATTGAGGACATCGACAATCAGACGGTTGAGCGGTTTCGATTTGAAATGCTGGAGCACGAGTACGCTCCCAGCACAATCAGTTCGACATGGACCGGGCTTCGGGCGATTCTCCGGCTGGCGTGTCCAGAACAGCTTGGAAATCCCCGCGGAATGGGCGTCATCACAAAATGCCCGTACATGAAACCCGTCAAAGAAGTGAGGGCACGTCCGCGGCGAGTTCCGTTGAACGATATCGGAGCGCTCTATCTGTCATGCGAGAACGCCACTTACCCGAGACCGGGATTCCCGCCTCGTGACTGGTGGCGGGCGTTGTTCGTCATGGCTTACTTCACCGGGATTCGCAAAGGCGATTTGCTGACGCTGAAGCGATCACAGATCGACCTTCGGGAGTCGCTACTCACGTTCAAGGCATCGAAGACGAGAAAGGAAGATACCTTCCCGCTGCACGAACTCGCGGTGATTCACCTCGAAAGGATCTGGTATCCCGAGCGCGAGCTGGTGTTTGCCGGAATGCACAAACTCGCAACCCGGTTTTATTCTCACCTGCACGACCTGGAGGAGAGGGCAGGAATCGCCGGAAAGCAGATGTTCGGACTGCACGACATCCGCAGAACCGCAGCAAGCGAAGTGCAGCGGGTTCGCCCTGGCATGGGGTCTGTGTTTCTTCAGCATGTTTCAACAACCGTTACCGGGTTGTACTACCTGAACGAGATAGAGGAACTGGAGGAAGCGATAAAGGGGATGCGTTTTCCTGAGGAATTCGCGACAGGGACGGCGGCTGTATCGCCAGTTCCAGTCGCTCCAAAACGCAGACCGCTGCCACCGGCGGCAGACCCCAAAGACTGGAGTTTCGTCGCCGGTGGGTTTCGCTATCAGAGAGGGCAATGGCATCGCATCACTGGGGAGTTGCTGCCAAGGCTCTTGAAGCTGCTCGTGGAAGCCGGCGAGCCGGTAACGATGCAGGAGATCTGCGAACACCTCCGAAAGCATCTGCCGGCAAAATCGATGAAAGGCAGCGTCCGCCAAGCAATCCACAAGCTGAGAAAGCTTCTCAGGGAATGCCTTCAACTCCCTTCGACAGTCGATCCAGTCGAGTGTGTTCATCGCGGTGAGGGGGGAGCGTGGGCTCTCTACATTCCGCCAATCGTCAGCAATGAACTCGTCAGCGTGGGGAGCGAAGCCGATGGGGAATAG
- a CDS encoding plasmid mobilization protein, protein MAGERKTAVLQIRMTEDEKAKLDAAAAAAGQPTGTWLRDMGLAAADDIAGGTKKRKKSGS, encoded by the coding sequence ATGGCGGGCGAGCGAAAAACCGCCGTCCTGCAAATTCGCATGACTGAAGACGAAAAGGCGAAACTGGACGCCGCCGCCGCTGCCGCCGGGCAACCGACGGGGACTTGGCTTCGGGATATGGGGCTTGCCGCCGCTGACGATATCGCTGGCGGAACGAAGAAGAGAAAGAAGTCTGGCAGTTAG